CAGGCAATTGAATATTTTCAATCAAACATATACGACATCTTTGGATATACaatacatatttgattaaataATATCAATTTACCTCATTATGTTCACTACTCATAGAATAATTGATTCACCTTTGGGCAAATCCTTAAGTTCTAGCAATAGTGAAAGTAAATTTATCCATTTATTTTCAATAATAGGTATTTCATTAGTTTAATGGATAAACGACAATTTTTATTTTGTGCATGCATATTTTTCCTTAAACATACTAGTTCGgccactttggtgactaacaaactatatTAACATAAATGCACACATAAAACAATATCATAAAGTTTCATGCACGTGAATACTTTAAACATTCTAGTTTGgccactttggtgactaacaaactataAAAACACAATGTATGCATAAAACAAATATGAATATATAATGTATGTGTATATCAAACATTCTAGTTTGGCCACTTTAGTGACTAACAAACTATACAATTTTAGACACATACACTATCACTTAATGTAAAGATAGTCgaacatataagaattaaatcacAGTTTATGCATTATGTGGGATTATATGCGTGTGAGTGCCAAATCAATACCTTCTACATTCTTCTATAATGAACCATTATCACTTTAATGGTCTAAAATATTTAGGCAGCAAACTTGATGTGATAACCCAAAACATAATATAATGTGTCTTAGTCCAAGTGTGTACACTGAAACAATTCAGAAATCATAATAAGACAAGAAGATTACATATATTATAAACCGAATTATAAACCTAAACAATTCACAAATCATAATAAGACAACAAGATTACATACAGTAACGCATATattacatacatatatcacaAAAATTGTTTAGGTTTGTATTTATAGATTACATACAGTAACGCATGATTCATAATTCTTAACCCCAAAGCTATATTGTTCTTTTCAAGGCAAAACAGCAACTCGTAGAGTCGAGCAATCATACAGTCACGGTATTATATTCTTTCACGAAGATTATCAGTTCAAATCTCAGGCTCTTGATACCACATGTAAGATTAACTTAATTCACACAGGATCTTGAACACAATAATCTTACATGGAGATAATACGGAAAACATACCTGATGCGGAGGACATTATCACGAAAGCGGAAGCTTTAATTGTGTAAACTGATTTCTACCTCCTTGCCCTAGTCTTACGTTACCACAGCCGTCAATGATGGAAAAAGTATATAGAAGAAGTGGTAACCCTAATGGGTGGAGGGAGGATCAATTTATAAGAGTTGAGACTTAATCCGGTACGTCCATTAAGTAACCGATCTAACGGACGAGATTTATTCTtcattaaatattagttatgGGCTTTACATTAATTAGGCCACAcataagaataataaaaattcttACATACCTCAGATAGGATGTGGAATAATCTGATCATCGAAGACAATTTTAAGACTCTGAGTGTAGTAGCCCATAACCATTATAATTTCTTTTTTGAAATTCTAACTTAGCTGGTAAGAGATAAATTAATTCTTCAACAATATAATTTAACATCCGCATTAGCACAAGTTTATTCAGAATCGCTCTCCTTTTTAAAGTATTGCTCAATGACTAAGTAAACACGATGGAGTAGCATGTTTGAAAAGTTTGCAAATTATGCATGCTTGATAAGACTCGAGGTAAGATCATGTGAGCAGTGAATTAGCCATTAGGTAAGAGGAAAATAAATAGTAAGAGAGCAAAACAGATAAAAGGAGAAAGATTACTGTGTTAAGAGTTGTAAACTGCAGCTTAAGTTAATTGGGTCTATATATTAGATGAGTGGGGGTGTTCACGGAAAATCGAAAAatcaaatcaactcaaagaaAAAAACTCGAcattttttgtttgatttgattttgatttttaattttataaattgacaaaatttgatttgattttgattttaagcaAAAAATAATCGAAATAACCGAATCAAACCGACAATATAAATATCTATCTAAAAATTATAGATGTATACTTTTATAGAAAAAGTTTGAAATTTTACGATATTAATCTTTTGCACTCTTATTCATAATCTATGTGTTTGCCTTTACAGTAATCAAATTTTTGTATTTACTCTCTAGTttgatttgttattttttattttgattattctaaGAATATATTTCTTGTTCAAAATAACTTGTTTTTTATTCCTTTAATTATTCATCAGGATATCTTGATATATCACAACTAGATTTTTAATTTACTGCACAAAAATAAATTCATTGTAAGAACTTTTTTTTTATGTTCCTTAAAAAAGGCTAAATTCTTAGATGATGCATACAAAGTTTTGGAGAAAGTACATATATAACTTGATTAAGTTTATATTTCGCTCTTTTCTCAAATAGGAATAATTAATTAGTAGTGTTATGCTAGAAAATAGTCAATTTAATATGTGTTTGGACGTATATTGtcatatatttaaataaaaaccgATAAAAAATCGAAAAACTCAACAAAACCGAATCAATGAAAAATCAGCTTAATTGATTTGAATTGATTCTAACATTTGAAAAACCGACTAAGTTGTTTTGGTTATCTTTTAGAAGATAATCGactcaaaccgaaccatgaacacccctagagATGAGTATCGAATTTTTATCCGGCCCATATTGGTGTACAAAATTTACGGTTCTTTTTCTACAATTGAGGCTTACGGCTAGTTTTCAAATGATAAACCATTTTAATGTAGTAATATAATAAGCAGGAAAAGAATTTAAAGAAAGCATGAGAGTTGAACAAATTGTCCCATGATTAAGGGAGCTTGATTTAATGGAGAAATGAAACACAATTGAAACTTAATTACAACACAACAGAGACTTAATTCCCATCAAATTCCATCTTATGATGGGAAGCACTAGAGGTGAATCAGAAATCAGAATAGCCTTTCATTTTGTGTGGCctaattaaaattaataaaacacATGGTGCAACTTAAAGGTTCACAAAGTCTTAGGCCTCCATTGTTTGCAAACTGGATAGCTTCTCTTCTTTAGCTGCATTTTGATGCAGAGCTGAAGCCATTTGAACTTTGCCCGAACAAACCAATCTACCAAGCTTCACTATGTCTATTATCTGTTCTTCTGTTAGTTCTGGAATCTTCTTGTTATCGTCCAAGATTATGACAGGATTTTGTACCTCAGCAAGGTTCTGCTCCCTAACGATGAGGTTCTCTTTTTTGCGGTACATTGCATAGAGCACCATTTGGAGAATACCAAAGATAAATCCCAATATGTTTGGAGCCTATTATATTAGAAGAAAATAACGTAAAACCATTAATAAGATGTAAGTAAAATAGTGGTAGAATGAGCTAGAATAATGTAACATAGAACTTACAGCAATGTTAACGTCTTTTAATAGAAGTCCATAAAAGAACCACATCACAGCGCTCAATGTTAGAAAAACGGATAGGAGAATTGGCATGTATTCCACACTCTTCGTCTTGATTACTTGTCTCTGCATAAAATGGTCAAAGCAAAAATGAGCTCACTCTTCATGTGTACTCCAACTTTTATATACTGATAGTGTAAATATTACGATGTCACAGTATATAtaagctaaattctggaaattttTTGAGAAGTGATTTTCAAAGCTTACCACAATGCATAATGGTGCTACAAACACGCACAAGGAGAACACAAGACAAATCCACCCAACCACTTGGCCACGGGCCGCTCCTTTGAATAGAAATTGGGTAACGAGGATAATTGCACCAAATCCACCAACCACTGTTAAAAGGAGCATCTTCACAGTGTGGACCTGCATTTATAAGAATGTTCCAAATTATACTTCTCTTCCTTTATATTAAGAGGGAAATAATATGGAAAAAAGATAAAAGAATGACATTTACCCTGGCTTTCTTTGGTGCATAGAAAAGGTAGAAACCAACGTAGATGGTCTCAATAAAGACACCAAAGGAGTTTATGGTGATGAGAAGTGTCGTGTTGGTCTTCAAAAATGCATAGTATATCCAAAGCATGGAACTAAAAAGCGCAATCACATATGGAATTGATTGATAGCCTTCTGTTGATTTCTTCTTGTAAATTTTATAAAATGTAGGCCTGCAAGTCCATAAGTATGCAACTTCAAGGGTTGTAACTGGTAAGTAATTACTAACTATAAAACACATTGAATAAACTGAGTTAAATGAATAAGGAAAGCGGGTGGCTTACAGTGGAGAGAGGAAAACAATAAACGAGACAATATTTCCTGCAAGATTGAAAACTCAAGGGGTCAATAAAAACAATTCTTGGTAATTAAAATAATGAATAATTGGAATATATAAAATACCCACAAAGATCCATTGACAATGATTAAATAATGCATGTTAATGATTGAGGATATACTGGTATGATAAAATGATTGACATTTCCTTTAAGAGATTAATTATATGGATTTGTCTACAAGTCTAAGTCATATTATAGTTTTCGTTGGCCCCCTGTTGACCGATAATACTTATTTCGTACTCCCTCAGTCCAATTTATATGAgggtgtttgactgggcacgaagtttaagaatgaacggaaaacttttaaaacttgtaGTCTAACATAAGTCATAgttatttgtgtggctataaatcatctcattaagagtAATGAGAAATTAAAAGTTAAATTGTTAACAAATATATTAATGTGCTTTTTGGgatgaactaaaaaaaaaaaaaactgtcgcATATATTAGGACAGATGGAGTAACTAATACTCCAATAGAAGGAATAAACAATAAGTGAGAAAAAGGAAACACCTACCGTAACTGTGTTACtaattaatatttaaaatatgaaatttataatctacaaaaatatttttccttACTATATATAACAAGTAAATGTGATATGATAGATATACAAATTACTTATTCTAATGGTGTACATGTATAACTTAGTACTAATTTTTATTTACCATTGACTTCCAAAATACAAACTAACAAGAAAAAGAGAGTTACCAAGGACCCCAAAAGCAAATGCCCAATGACCAGATATAGCCATCGCTTTCTATTTTCTAAATATAGTAATTCCTCTCTTTGTTAATCTCTCACTCACAAAGAAGTGCAGGTACTTGACTGACAATGAAATGAAGAGTGCTCACTTCACATATTTATATAGCAATGCTAAAGGGATGCATTATTAGTGCAAATTTGTCTCTCTATAGTTCTCCAGCTTTATTCTAGTTTTCAATTAGTGCTCTATTTGGATTAATTCAATTTCATACAGAACAAAGCACCTTTTGATCCGTTAACCTTTTTGGTGCATGAGGGGATCGATATATCCTCAAAATAAGAGGGTCCCATTTTGCTCTTTTGTTGTGTCATCGTCCTATCCATGAGGCACTAAAGCTTCCAACTTAAGCACTAGAATTTTGAAAGGGGTTTAATTTGTTTCTCATTTTATTTTGTGTACAAATAATGTCATCCTAATCAGCAAAAAACCATTCAACAAATGATGGAGGCACCTGTGAATGTTTGCCATTTGGCATCAATAATAGATGTCTTCTGGCTCTAATATACTGGtaattgttataaaatgaagctaaaagagtcacaatattaaaggatgaaaatcatagaaatagaatgacaaaagaggagagatttttactattcttccaaaatgtgttacaagtgtatttcatatgaaaacttatgcctctatttatagtgctacatatgcattcaatatatgagaaaatggaggaaccattaggatggtggaggagaagcattatatgtgtattggacatccataatatatttcataacactcccccttggatgtccatagatgttgtgcatcgttaaaaaccttattgggaaaaactctgtgggaaaaagcctcaatgaaggaaaaagagtacacatatctagtaatacgctttgagagttgcctcattaaaaaccttaccaagaaaacccaataggacaaaacttggttaaggaaaaaagagtacaacacgtatttcactccccctgacgaagaccaatattcagatgtcggagtcttcgcattccaatcttgaatatcattttctcaagagttgaagttggcaaagatttggtgaacaaatctgcaggattgtcacttgaacgaatttgttgcacatcaagatCACCATTCTTCTAGAGATCATgagtgaaaaataactttggtgaaatgtgcttcgttctatctccttttataaatcctccttttaattgagctatgcaagcagcattatcttcatataatactgtgggtatttttgtatcacacttcaagccacatctttctttgatgaaatgtatcactgatctcaaccacacacattctctacttgcttcatgaatagctattatctcagcatgattcgaagaagtagcaacaatggactgctttgtggatcgccatgatatagcagtacctccgcatgtaaacagatagcctttgttagtataaaagagacccatatcgctagttcccttcagatatcgcaatatatgcttaactccgttccaatgtcttcgtgtaggagaagagttatatcttgctagcaaattaacagagaacgctatgtcaggtcttgtagcgttagcaagatacataagtgcaccaattgtactaggatatggtacttcaggaccaagaagctcttcattttctcctTGAGGttggaacggatctttactcacttcaagtgagcgaacaaccattggagtacttaaaggatgcgcattgtccatgtaaaatctttttaaaaccttttcggtataagcagattgatggataaggatcccatctgtcaaatgttcaatctgcaaaccaagatAAAGTTTttgcttttcccagatctttcatctcaaattctttctttaaatattcaatcgctttttggagctcttctggagttccaattaggtttatgtcatcaacataaacagcgattataacgaactctgattttactttcttaataaaaacacatggacaaatggcatcatttatatatccttcatttatcaagtactcacttaggcgattataccacatgcgccctgattgttttaaaccatataatgatctttgtaatctgattgaatacatttcccgagactttaaaccaaatgcttcaagcattttatatccttcaggaattttcatataaatttcatcaagtaagccacataggctgtgacagcatccatcagtataaataatgtgacattttctgatgtttggactgctggtccaataaacattacgtttattaagatgcatcattttacttggtaattatttctacatcaacatgctttaagagacgtagtactcaaatcctcacaatcttatacaatattgcgtgccatattgtatcaaagatatcgtcgacaagatatcattttgtatcgattcgcaattcgacataacttactgagatctcatcacttcatcattttcaggtacctgaacctcgcataaggtttcatgaagtgttatgtcgtcggctcttcaagagcattttgcctccttattatgatcatttgctcctccctttttcaaggattattatatttagaaccgattggtctaccatgctccatgcatgttgtagactctgtccttcgaGGACATTAGGAgtattttgcagatgaaatatgaaatagttgggtcagcaaatgcttccagcatttgacttgaattatctgaggatcatactgatgataattcacaacatatttcttagctgcttattctctcccccttattttagtgacatatgtccccattttctttgggaaaatccatctgtgtgcatcatggtatatccattaattatGTAccacacatcaaatgctaaaagatggaaatatctagtt
The nucleotide sequence above comes from Lycium barbarum isolate Lr01 chromosome 3, ASM1917538v2, whole genome shotgun sequence. Encoded proteins:
- the LOC132634122 gene encoding bidirectional sugar transporter SWEET10-like; the encoded protein is MAISGHWAFAFGVLGNIVSFIVFLSPLPTFYKIYKKKSTEGYQSIPYVIALFSSMLWIYYAFLKTNTTLLITINSFGVFIETIYVGFYLFYAPKKARVHTVKMLLLTVVGGFGAIILVTQFLFKGAARGQVVGWICLVFSLCVFVAPLCIVRQVIKTKSVEYMPILLSVFLTLSAVMWFFYGLLLKDVNIAAPNILGFIFGILQMVLYAMYRKKENLIVREQNLAEVQNPVIILDDNKKIPELTEEQIIDIVKLGRLVCSGKVQMASALHQNAAKEEKLSSLQTMEA